The genomic stretch AAGTTTGAATTTGTTAATTCTACTGATGTGCCGTGAGTATAAGTCTGTtgatattcaatatttttgttactgtcaacaaatcccatgtgTAGATGAAAACCACGTAATGTAATCAGATtggtgtgtatttatgtgttcaGTGTTGTTCAGCGTCTGCCATCACATGACCAGGGGGTGATATCCGTTGCACTTTATTAAGAGCATCCTCCCTTGGCTGTTTCAGTACGGTCTCCAGACAGCTTCAGCAGCCGCCATGTTTGTCGGGGAGCTACTATGGCTAGACTCCACCTCAACGCCCACGCCTTCATTCTGATTGGGCAATGACGGGTGCAGGAGGGAGGAGCCTGTGGAGGCGTTGGTGCATGGTGGCAGGATCCTTGGAGGGGAGCGTGAGtcgctgctgcctcctcctccggcCATCATGGAGAACTGGTACGATCCAGCAGCGGTGGAGTAGTACAGGTGGTACGGTGAGGAGGTGGACTGGAAATGCCCATTCTGAGCCTGGTGCGGCGTGTTCGCAGGATAGGGAGGAGGCAGGTAGGTGTGGTACCTCCCTGCTGGGGTGGTCGCCATGGCTGTCGCCATGCTGATGCCAAGGGCGCTGTTGGAGACAGAGTTGTGGGAGGGGGCGTAGGTGAAGGCAGCCGCTGTGGGAGGGTAGTGCACGCGGGGGTCGGAGAAGCGGGAGTCAGGcaaggagggaagagaagagaaagatcGTTCCAAGGTCATCCTGGGGTCTCCGAAGGCTGTGAGGTCCGGGCCTGAGAGAGGGCAGAGGAAACGGTTACAATCCACCAATATACTCACTTAGTTCTGCTGTCCGTTTGTGggcgtgtgcctgtgtgttacctgtgaGTCGAGAGGACAAGTCGCTGAGTGAAGAGCGGCCAGGCGAAAGGGGGTTGGCTGTATGGACAGTGGGTGCGGTTATTTGGCCAAGGTAGGGATAAGACTGGTCGTAGGACCAAGATGGAGACGACTGCATCTGTCTGgaatctgagagagagagagagggagagagagcttaATAACTGACACTTTTAAAGTCTTAGAGCAGTCCGTCATTTCATGAGATAGCTGTTTCCAGTGGCGCCTGGACTGTAGTGTTGATCCACCATCTTTATTTCCTAATGGGGAAGCTCAGAGGTTTAGTATCACACCCCTATAAAATTGGGGGACTCGTCAGTTTTTATGGGGAATTATAACATGTGAGGTAATAAtgcagatgacatcatcaggctCTTCTCCAAAATCACAGAAGACGTTATTTAATTGTTCTTACAGGCTAGGTGATGGGCGTGTGTCAAATTGTTGGAATGGTCCTGGTTATTTGATTCTACTTTGACAAACTTTAATATATGGGCTATTAAACcttaactttaaaatattttatgacaaataaaaagccACGTTTTGGCTTTTAACTTTGTATGCAAAGTGACAAACTATTGATAACACGATTTGTGGAGAGTATGTTGTTTAAATAAAAGGCTGATTCACATGAACTTGGTCTTGAGACAGAAGCTGTTGAcggtgaaagaaaaaagaaaaaagagagatggaggagaggaagcaatTAACTTGGTGTGggggtggatggatgaaggggagggctgtgtgcgtgtgtgtgtgtgtgtgtgtgtgtgtgtgtgc from Hippoglossus stenolepis isolate QCI-W04-F060 chromosome 24, HSTE1.2, whole genome shotgun sequence encodes the following:
- the runx1 gene encoding runt-related transcription factor 1 isoform X3 gives rise to the protein MVFLWDAKYDPAPGRRYTPPSTTLASGGKMAEALPLGAQEAGGGAALMGKLRMADRGMVEVISDHPGELVKTDSPNFLCSVLPTHWRCNKTLPIAFKVVALGDIPDGTLVTVMAGNDENYSAELRNATAAIKNQVARFNDLRFVGRSGRGKSFNLTITVFTNPPQVATYQRAIKITVDGPREPRHSRQMQSSPSWSYDQSYPYLGQITAPTVHTANPLSPGRSSLSDLSSRLTGPDLTAFGDPRMTLERSFSSLPSLPDSRFSDPRVHYPPTAAAFTYAPSHNSVSNSALGISMATAMATTPAGRYHTYLPPPYPANTPHQAQNGHFQSTSSPYHLYYSTAAGSYQFSMMAGGGGSSDSRSPPRILPPCTNASTGSSLLHPSLPNQNEGVGVEVESSHSSSPTNMAAAEAVWRPY
- the runx1 gene encoding runt-related transcription factor 1 isoform X2, giving the protein MAEALPLGAQEAGGGAALMGKLRMADRGMVEVISDHPGELVKTDSPNFLCSVLPTHWRCNKTLPIAFKVVALGDIPDGTLVTVMAGNDENYSAELRNATAAIKNQVARFNDLRFVGRSGRGKSFNLTITVFTNPPQVATYQRAIKITVDGPREPRRHRQKMDEVKPGTLAFSERLTELEQLRRSSMRVTPPHHHHHQPSTNPRQALNSATFSSPTHTQLTADSRQMQSSPSWSYDQSYPYLGQITAPTVHTANPLSPGRSSLSDLSSRLTGPDLTAFGDPRMTLERSFSSLPSLPDSRFSDPRVHYPPTAAAFTYAPSHNSVSNSALGISMATAMATTPAGRYHTYLPPPYPANTPHQAQNGHFQSTSSPYHLYYSTAAGSYQFSMMAGGGGSSDSRSPPRILPPCTNASTGSSLLHPSLPNQNEGVGVEVESSHSSSPTNMAAAEAVWRPY